From Camelus bactrianus isolate YW-2024 breed Bactrian camel chromosome 35, ASM4877302v1, whole genome shotgun sequence, a single genomic window includes:
- the UCN3 gene encoding urocortin-3: MLIPAHVPLLLLLLLLLGAPQTGLAGKFHKAGSVFSCINTALSEARKSPLEDAPLLSRRSFPHLPSQDPPPGEDEEKEEQDKEKRTFPDSGGGGAAGSTRYKYLSPAQLKGRLYQDKAQSDRHTKFTLSLDVPTNIMNILFNIAKAKNLQAKAAANAHVMAQIGRKK, translated from the coding sequence ATGCTGATACCGGCCCACgtcccgctgctgctgctgctgctgctgctgctcgggGCCCCCCAGACAGGCCTCGCCGGGAAGTTCCACAAAGCCGGGTCTGTCTTCAGCTGCATCAACACAGCCCTGTCTGAGGCCAGGAAGAGCCCGCTGGAGGATGCACCCCTGCTGAGTAGAAGAAGCTTCCCCCACCTGCCCAGCCAAGACCCACCCCCAGGAGAGGACGAGGAGAAGGAGGAGCAAGACAAGGAGAAAAGGACCTTCCCTGACTCCGGCGGAGGCGGCGCAGCTGGGAGCACCCGGTACAAGTACCTGTCCCCAGCGCAGCTCAAGGGGAGGCTGTACCAGGACAAGGCCCAGAGTGACCGGCACACCAAGTTCACGCTGTCCCTCGATGTCCCCACTAACATCATGAACATCCTCTTCAACATCGCCAAGGCCAAGAACTTGCAAGCCAAGGCGGCCGCCAACGCCCACGTGATGGCTCAGATCGGGCGGAAGAAGTAG